Genomic DNA from Corylus avellana chromosome ca4, CavTom2PMs-1.0:
ttttccttttctctctcgtGGCTCtgtttaaactttaaagcaGTATAGGTATACAGTTGCGCCAGCTTTTAATGGCgcataaaaaagagagaactttttggtcaatttttctctcttatttatatatattttttaaaacaaaataataaNNNNNNNNNNNNNNNNNNNNNNNNNNNNNNNNNNNNNNNNNNNNNNNNNNNNNNNNNNNNNNNNNNNNNNNNNNNNNNNNNNNNNNNNNNNNNNNNNNNNAAATTCAGGGGGGTCttttcaaatcggctggaacttcagaggggttttctgaagtttccccaaataataagtaaaaaaattctGTAGCAAcggtcccttttttttttttttttttatgtaattgtGTTGCATCTTTATGGTACTATGGAATATATGCTATATTATATCTTCTAATAGACGATAAAAATCCTAAAGTTGTAGAATTTACGCCCATTAAGTCAGAACAACAcatttatgttcatcaataaaatCTTAAGTTCTTACAAATACAAatctatatatatcttattatatttcacaaatcaatcaaaagatctAATGTATCAATCCATTGTATAAAATCACATATGATATCCGTATTtaatcaaatcatcaattgtatccgtcgaacaaaaaacaaatagatatccaattttattttaatcaagatccaagcaaacaattatatgaaattctcaTAAAACATCACATGTATTTGGGAATCACAATTGATatccaaaaataatttcaataattgaattaaagcaaaacaattgaaactgtaaaaacccataaaatcataataatattgacTTACAAAAGTGTTGTCGTTCTTCATTAGTGGggtttcatcttcaaccttagttaagaatttagcttcacatgattattgaaaataaatctaaacctaagGAAAACTAgactaaagagagaaaaactgtTGAAAATCGGACTTTGTCACTAGCCTCCTCTTCTTGAAGCTTAACATTGTATTTATAGGAGCTTCTAGGGTTTAAAACCGTAAAATCGGCGCTTAAATGAGTTTTCTGTCAGGTCATTGCGCTCAATCGAACACTAGGTGCACTCGAGCCCACTCGAGCGTGAGTTTTCTCCAACAGCGCATGTGTGCTCGCGTGCTAGTGCGAGTCTTGGccgtaggtgcgctcgatcacatggCCAGTGCGCTGGAGCACACCAATGCATGTGGAACCCTTTGCTGTGCATCTGTGCTCACGCGATACTGCTCCTTTGTGGCTTTCTTCCAAAACTCCGTATTTTTCACATTAAATTCACAGGTTTCCTTCAAtaacctaaaaacactaaaaacataaaactaacacaaagcATTAGATTACAACAcaattaaaggattaactaatataaattaaggggtccaaatgtGTAATACTTGGCACACATCACAACTCACCCCATTGACACACAATATCGTCTACTTTTGGCTCCCCCGAATTAGACTTCCCAAGAGGTCGCGCATCCTGATACTACTCTCGCCTGAGCTCACTCAACTGTGGAGTTTTGATGGGATCATAACCATCACAATTTAAAACATATTGTTGTCATGAAAGGTGTAAGAGTATTAGCAGCCGCTCCCCTATAAGTGGTTATGTTtcctaaatttagaaaaaatgtcaaaaaaatcacaaaaaatcatCTACAGCAGAGTTCCTAAATCTGCCACAAACATGAGGATCGCTACAATGAAACTTACTGTAGTGATCCTtatactttaaaataaaaaataaaaaaaaaatgaaaaaaaaaactcaattctctctcctctcacatctTTTGACGCAACACATTTTCTCCTTCTCtagttcttatttctttttcatttgttctTTTCGTCCAAGGTCCCATGGTCAACAAACCACATGGCCTTTACCAGAGGCTTAATTTAAGGTCCAAGACAGGAGTGAGAAGAGAGCGTTGATGCTCTCCTGGTGAGGATAACTCGAAGATCGCCATGAGGGACCTTGGAAGAGgcaaatcagaaaaattgagagttttatgATGTAGATATATGTTTACAAGCACAATAGTTGGTGAAAAATCAAGAGATGAGAGAAGGAGAGAAGATgtgtgggagagaaagaaatcgAAGAAGAAGACCAGAGAgatgtgggagagagagagccaaaaaaaaaaaaaaaaacagagagaagacgtgctagagagaaagaaatttttttttaaaaaaaaaaagtacaagtaaaaACAATATTTGAATGTTATAAGGAAAATTTAAGGAAAGTTATTGTGGAGTACATTTAGATAtggaagtaaaaagtagtttttatattaaatttagagaaaatgacgaggaagctgctgggaatgTTCTAAGTATACATATTAGCACATCTGCATCTCTATACACACGCAATGTGGGACGCCACAATCACCCTTTCTTAGGACCCAACGTCTCGGTTgacgaccctcatgggattagcccattttTGGCGTCCCAACAAGTGCCCtctagcgaccttcatgggcttgttcACACTCCCCTCATCTCAAGCTAGGcaatgactctgataccatttgtaacacttCACCccattgacacacaatattgtctgtTTTTTGCTCCCTCGAACCAGACTTCTGAGAAGATCACCCATTCTGATACTACTTTCGTATAACCTCGCTAACTGCGAAGTTCTGATGAGATCATGATCATCATGACTTTAAATTATGTTATTATCATGAAGGGTATAATTATACATAGAAACACATCtacatctccatacccaggctaAGCAAGATGCCACAACCTCTACGGGTCCGTTTGACAACCATTTGTGGCTACTGTGCGTGTGATGTGCACTGTAGAGCAAGTTTGAAAATAACACCAAAAGCTGCAGCATGAAAGACTTTTCTGTAGTGCTGGTGCTGTGTTTAACGAGCCTGCATTTTGTGTTCCGAAACTGCCCCTGCAGCAAACCCATTCAATGTGTGtttttttcccacttttttttacttcattatTCAGAGAGGGTTGCAgtctttcttccttcttcagTGAAGAAATCTGCTCCAGTTGCTGCTTGGTCCGTGACCCAGCGACGGCATTATTTTCTTCCACCACGGCTCCACTTACTAGAGCCCGAACTCAGgtaattttttgtgatttatgcctctatcactttttttattacttGGTCGACATAAACTGAATAATGTTCGAATTTATCTGCATAATCAAGTAATGTTAACATGGAAACAAATTTTTCTGCAAAATCAAGTAATATTACTGGGAGGGATAATCCTGCACCTGATAATGACGCCTCTGTCAAATCTCTTGGAATTTTCCTGCAGACAGAAAAGAATAAGTGGCttaaacaaattcataaaatatcaTTATAATTCACATAAAAATATTGTATTTGAACAATTACTTTGCTGCAATTTATTAAAcagaagggaaaggaaaaaagaaaaaagaccaaAAGTTGGGTTTCTCATCTTGTCACCTAGGTCTCTTTTCTTCTACCAGTAGGAAAActtcaaagagagaaattaattaatctcCATCTCTATTCTCTATTAGTTATCTTTGTATAGATTTAATTGCTTTATAGTCAATCACTAGATTCACTACACTACAGTGTAATGAACGTAATGCACGTTCACCCATTCTTTCCACAGTGCTATATATGTTTCATTTCTATTATCCAAACATATCAATAAGGATTGGGCTGGTAAAGTGATTTAGAGGGTATTTTCGATTTTTTAATTAGAACAtaacataaatgtaaaaataatttaatttgagtgttgaattgtttgttaatttttttgcttAGCCAAAAGTTGTCTTAAAAATGTTGCCAAAGGGCGGACCTGCTTGAAAGGTTGGGGGGGATGAATCTTTTTTAGAATCTttcctaaaatatatatatattttttttataattttgtccCCTAAATAATATTTATGCCCCTCTTCTAGCAtgtaaaattaagaaaatgtcTCTATTCATTTAGTTTCCTTCCGGTCCTTTActaaatttatataaatgattcaattttttataagcTCACCTTACTAATTCAAATCTTCATTCCCCTTAGAGACCACACAATAAGATAAGAAAACATTTAGTTGATAATTCATTTGATAATTCTTCTTGCAGCCTAAGGGTTACATTTATGAAAACTACTTGAACTTGTATAAGgaatgtaatatatattattgactTGTTAATTCAGAATTGCCTTCTTTCGATTGTTTTctctatgttttctttttcagtgAAGTATTATGAGGTATGTAACTACAATTTTACATTGATATATTTAGAGATGAAATATCTAATACTAAAACCATCTATGTGGATTATTATATTTggattactttttaaaaattgattgttgatgaaGATATATTTTGCTGTTGTTTGGGTAACTGCTGCTATTTGGATTCATGTTATTATGGACATTGCGGTTTCATTAATATCTTTTCTAACATAATGCAGTCATGCTCTCGTTTTGTATAATTTCGGTGCATGGAGACATAAAACAATTATTTGTGTTGTGACTAATTTGGTTATCATTTATTTCTCAGTACGGCGGATACACCTTAAGACCACGTGACATCCTGCCCAAAAAGGTTCGTTGATTATTCTAGTTAAATCAAACTCATCATTTCATTACATTTGTTCgtgtttaaaattttgttaatgtgttGTTCTTGTTATCTTTTGCTATCTGGTCTCTTTGTCCACATTAACTATCAACTGCATTCATATACGAAATTTTATTGTTGAGATCTATATGCTTCATATATTTATGCATATATGCAAACTATTAAGTTGTCACATGGGATCCTCCCAAATCATAGATGTTTTTTTCCACGCCTCGCAAGTCCCCCCGCAAGCATGCTTCCTCCCACTCACCCTCCCAACCCGTTAGCCGGGTCTACCTTTGCATGAAATGGGAAAACGAACACGAGGATTGCCTGCTCAATATTTTGAAAGAGTTCCTTGAAGAAGGTACACGACCACCATATGGGAAACCCATTATTTCTCGCATTGCTCAAAGGGTGAACAACAGACTTGCTGATAGCACTCAGTACACGGATTACCAAGTTGGTGAGAAAATTCGCCGCCTAAGAACAAAACATGCCAATTACTTGCAACTTAAAAGGGACAACAATGGTACTGGGTTTAGATGGGATGATGACCTTGGGATGATCAATGCAACTCCAGAGCAATGGGAGCACATCAGGACGGTACACCTTTACCTTTATTGATAGagtttatttattgttatatcTTTTGCCACTTAGAGAGGTTGTGctaacttaattatttttttgcatttttttttccttttaacagGATGCGAAACTTAATAAGTACTACAAATTTCATACTGGCCCACCCAGAAACTTCGAGAAAATGTGCTACGTCTTTACGGGGTCCATTGCTACTGGAACTTACAAACATGCTAGAACCCAATCCCCCTCAGACTTCGATTGTGATGGTGAGAATCACGTAGATCTCAATCTCCCCCCGGCCATTGTTAACCTAACTAAGGGCCCTAGCTGTCCCGTACAGGAGCCAACAAGCAAATCAAAGGGAAAGAGGAAATGTGATGTGGATTTGCAGTCCCCTCCTTCTAGCAAGCGTTCCACAAAGGGTGAGGAAGTTTTCACTTGGATTACTAATGAGTTTAATGAAATTAAGGATTCAGTCATTCGGCATCTGAAAATATCCGACAGTTCCCCATCAGTTGGGGACGCTACCTCTGCCCGGGGGCCTTCATCTAAAAGTCTTGTTGGAGGGGTGATGAAGATAGTTAATGTTGTTGCTGTTGAGATGTCAATACCTCCTACAGCATATATGAAAATGTGTGACAGCCTCATGGACCCACACTAGGCGGAGCTTGTATTGAACATGAATGCCGATGGACAACGTCATTGGGTCTCAACTTTCATGACCTCCGACAATAATTGATACAATCAATTATTGTGTTATGTTATCTTTCTATTATGCGAAATTTGCAAAACATTATTATCTTATTATGATTGTGTGTAATACTAAACTTTAGTACTGTACGGCTGCCTATTTCCTAACATGTATGGCTTTACCTTTAAAGTGACACATATTTCAATATGATGTAGATCTACGTGTTATGTTATCTTCATTATCATGTTATGTTATCGTGTTATGTTATCCTCTATACTTCGTTAAGATGGTATGTTATCTTTGTGGCTTTAATATCTAATTACGCATATTTAAATATGATGTAAACCTACACGACATTATGCATTACATGAAATTGTAGGTTTTTCGACATGGATGAAGCTGACAACAGTGATTTCACAAACTGTGATGATCTTACGGATTCCGATATTGAGGAATCGGATGACGACGATGAGCAGCCGAATTTGAATTCATCACTAAGGGATGAATTGGAGATTCTTCTTCTGCGCATGATTGAATTAGTGCAAGAATGTTACGTCCATTTAATGCACCCATCAATAAGCTGCATTCCAATTCCTCAAAGGACGTCAATGTTAACCGGCGCTATGTGGGTACATTGGGTACTTACCGATGACAACAAAATTACATGCTACGAGCGATTTCGAATGGGGCCGAGTACATTCTTGAAACAGTGTAACACATTGAAACAAAATGGTTTCTTAAAGAGTAGTCGTTATGTTAAGATTATAGAGCAAGTTGCGACATTTCTCTTAATTGCCACACACAGTCACACGCATAGGAATGTGTCGGATAGAATACAACGATCTACGGAAACAGTAAACCGATATTGTCACCTAGTTTCGAAAGTGCTTTGCAGGCTTGGAAAAATTATCATACGACCATCCACTATGCAGGTGCCTCACCCGTATGTTATGACAGATAGCCGTTATTAAACGTGGTTTGGGGTAAGTCATATTAAATCCAATGTAGTGTTTAGTTGAAAAAGTTTGTTGCTAAAATATATAGCATTTACGTTAATTGGTACCATTAATTGATTTcacgatatatatatttttttcttcgagAAATGTATTGGGGCCATTGATGGCACCCACTTTGACACAAACGTGACGGGGGAGAACAAGGTGCCCTATCTGGATTACAAGTCGAACGTATCGCAGAATGTGTTATGTATAGTTGATTTTGACCTATGCTTCACCTACGTCTATCCTGGTTGGGAGGGCAGCACACATGACTCTCGGGTTTTTGGGAGTGCATACACGATCCAAAAGTCCGCTTCCCCATCCCAACTGAAGGTACTAGTTTGCAACGTAGGTTTTGTGCTCGTTAATCTACTATTGGCGCCGAGTCTAATGTGCTAGtcttcaatgaattttttgtaGAGTATTTTTACCTGGTTGACTCAGGTTATGGCTGCTACAAGGAGTTTCTTACCCCGCATCGCAATGGAAGATACCATCAGGAGACTTTTCGTCAATCTCGGATACCGCCTAAGAATGCTATGAAATTTTTTAACTACAGACACTCTTCCCTACGTTCAGTTGTTGAAAGATCCTTCGAAATTCTGAAGAAATGTTTCAAAATCTTGAAGTGTATGCCTCCATTTTTCATGCGATATCAGCGATATTTTGTGATCACGTGTTGTACCGTGCACAACTTTATTCGAAAGGATTGCGGTCTAACGGATCCTTTATTTGTTAAAGCTTTAAGTAAGATATACAGGCAAAAATGGATTGATGTGTCTCAGGTGGCAACCATGCCACCTGTTCCATACGTCGCACGTGATGTACCACCGGACCGATCTCGCGAAAGTAAAGAATTCATGGTAATATATCGGGATGCTGTGATAAGTCACATGTGGCAAACCGTAAATTCGGGATAATTTACGGCTCCTTTCATCTTCTcgtgttttgtttaattttttgtgtaTTATGGATATTGCAGACGAATGTATACAACACCTAGATAGGGGTTGACTAGGTGTATGCAGTGTCGTATTTATCCCTTTGACTTGAAAATGTTCAAGTAATATTACAAAGTTCTTCGTATGtacaaaaaaatttgcaatgtattTTCAAGTGAAATACATCAAAGGCCTTAATCTATGTGATTTTCAATTCGCTTCAGGGGGCTCCACCCACTTATTAGCGcgactcgtatatatatatacatatacaaatTTCAATTATGTTTAAGCAATATATCCATATAGTGTTAGCATTGATCTGAGATTATTGAACGACATTTTGAGCGAGGTTGATTGATgataaattttgatccaatggatATCGAGAGTttccaatcaattttttaattttgtttatattctaaaaacaatttcttttatgttatatatgcGAATGATGGTTGTGAAAAACAATCTACAAAAAAGATTGTCTTTCTCTATTATTTTAgtattgctttgtttttttttttttaatagtcacGAATATCTGCAATACTCATTTAAGTACTAATAATGAAAGAGAGGGTTGTACTGATTACATAAAAACCAAAAGGAacataagaagaaaaattatgcTCATACTTGAATACAGCAGTTAAAATACATTAGCATTGAAGTCTATCACCAAACATAGACCGCCTATATTGAGTTAATGAAAATAGACCGGTTTCGTAACACTATGTCGTTACATATAGGATTGTCTTATAGATACAATTAATTGTTGTTGGCCAAAACATTTTCCTACAAGGGCAGCCTACACCGAGCAATATCCTGAGGTATtccaaaaatgaaatatatgagCATTGAAGCTAGAGCCAAACATAGACCGCATAGTGCAATAAGTAGAAAATGGAGTCGACTCTCAACAGCTTCTCTATGGCGAAGTTGGTCCTCCAGCAACTTATTCTTCGTCTTCAGCTCAGATATCATCACGCGGGTACGATCATTGACAGGGTCATCGACCCAGTCAAAAAACTTACAATGTGTTCCAGTTCTATCCTTAAATTTAGGGCACCAAAAGTATCGCCAACTCAGGTTATCTTTACTCGATGAGGTCCGAAGTGGACATGGCAGTCCGTAAAAGCATACGTGCGTCTCCTGGTGACCATAGCCGGAGGCAGTTGATGAACGGTCTGACATTTGCAACCACAGGTATGACAACATGTATGGGTTTTCAATTAAATGTCGTCTATTATGTATGGTTCAACTAAATGTTATCTATTAAAATTAGCTAGTGGGACTTTTATAGTTAATTTCGTATTAACAACAAATGAAGAGTTTGTTTTATATTAAGTACGCTTCATCTGTAAACTTGTAACTTTATGTTTCGcatgttttatttcttttacctTTTACTTCACTGGGTGTCTGATGTTGTTTCTACTCTTTCATGGAaacataattgattttttaagagGCTCGATAATAGAAATATGCCAAAGCAAGTAGACAGGACAGAAAATTGAAGCACAAGGTGAAAATAACGACTTGAAGCTTTAAAAGCATTCTTAACGAAGCAAGTGCAACTCCATAaacaataagaaagaaaaaaaaatgcagaattgggcaaaagataagaaaagaaaacttttactatgaaacaaaaatataagGACAAATTGATGACCCAATAAGCAAGATATCAAATAGCTCCGCTTGGTTTGtgagaaaatcaggaaaattgtaaaaatgaaaataaaataatcccacTGTCTTTGTTATTTATACTTAACAAACCAAAAGCCACATACCTACCATTCTGGGCTTctctaaaaaccaaaaattgaagaataaaaaaaattctcttgacCAAAATTTAAAACAGTCCATGAAAATGGGCGTGcggatgtaaaaaaaaaaaatctgcaaatcTGACCcacaaacagagagagagagggggagctAACTGCAGTTCCTCAACGGCTCCTCATAGACGAGGAGGAGGATGTCAAAGGAGAAGGAATAAGGGTTGGGGGGAAAAACAGAGCAAAGCAgagattttttcttcttcaattttctcgGTAACCAAGCAGATATGCCAAAAGACAATtgtattacaaaacaaaacatcaaacaaaCACAGTAATCCCATCAGATCAAACCCATGACATATataattacataaaaataaaaataaaaactatatattattatgtaagaaaagaaatgaagaggGAGGagtaaaatcacaaaaaaattacCTGAGTTCGGCTCTAGTGAGTGGAGCCGTGGTGGAAGAAAATAACGCCGTCGCTGGGTCACGGACCAAGCAGCAGCTGGAGCAGATTTCTTcactgaagaaagaagaaagactgCAACCCTCTTTGAataatgaagtaaaaaaaagtgggaaaaaaaCACACATTGAATGGGTTTGCTGCAGGAGCAGTTTCGGAACACAAAATGCAGGCTCGTTAAACACAGCACCAACACTGTAGAAAAGTCTTTCATGCTGCAGCTTTTGGTGTTATTTTCAAACTTGCTCTACAGTGCACAGCACACGCACAGGAGCCACAAATGGTTGTCAAATGGACCTTACGTCACATTTTTTAATGATGATGCATTTGATGACGAGACATTGAGGTAGTGATCCATTTGTAATATGTGGCTGTTGTAGTCAGGTTGATTGTGCAATGTATACACGTCTCGTAATACTACTCGGTATGAGGTGACATTCCGTCCAAAAAGTTAGAATAAGTAGGACAAAATGAGTGATTCgataacaaattaaatgttaagaatggattttgaaaattctaaaacgactccaaacaacacctatccaaatgtctaggtgtttcacatAAATTATCCAGaaaaagatctaacctaacagttaaaagatcaaccaaatatagatatgaaataagaaatcaagaacacagatatttggttacgaagaggaaaccatttaaagaactctctaaatgtaaaacttttccggggcagccaaactcaggaaatcaatccactataagaagaataaggaatacaagaagaattacaaaacctttgactcttccttgcacacgacaagtgacccacttgactt
This window encodes:
- the LOC132180098 gene encoding uncharacterized protein LOC132180098 isoform X2, producing MFFSTPRKSPRKHASSHSPSQPVSRVYLCMKWENEHEDCLLNILKEFLEEGTRPPYGKPIISRIAQRVNNRLADSTQYTDYQVGEKIRRLRTKHANYLQLKRDNNGTGFRWDDDLGMINATPEQWEHIRTDAKLNKYYKFHTGPPRNFEKMCYVFTGSIATGTYKHARTQSPSDFDCDGANKQIKGKEEM
- the LOC132180098 gene encoding uncharacterized protein LOC132180098 isoform X1; translation: MFFSTPRKSPRKHASSHSPSQPVSRVYLCMKWENEHEDCLLNILKEFLEEGTRPPYGKPIISRIAQRVNNRLADSTQYTDYQVGEKIRRLRTKHANYLQLKRDNNGTGFRWDDDLGMINATPEQWEHIRTDAKLNKYYKFHTGPPRNFEKMCYVFTGSIATGTYKHARTQSPSDFDCDGENHVDLNLPPAIVNLTKGPSCPVQEPTSKSKGKRKCDVDLQSPPSSKRSTKGEEVFTWITNEFNEIKDSVIRHLKISDSSPSVGDATSARGPSSKSLVGGVMKIVNVVAVEMSIPPTAYMKMCDSLMDPH